A portion of the Pradoshia eiseniae genome contains these proteins:
- a CDS encoding SAF domain-containing protein translates to MLESKRRAIIFLLLSLSLAIIAGFLVLQKVKAMNNDLGTMVQVYAAKTDISSRQEIMPDMITTKEIPQKYLEEYHITNVSDLENKVAVVPLSAGDVISKNILKQSSVVMEEHNRLISVMSDERVIFDESLEALDRVDIIVSEKFGDKPQTTIFMEDVKVARIAKKSDKFAGVQLEVPLEKAPELIHMQNYADSVRIVKSNVGQPAEELEAAEEETKEEKTDVKEAEKAPPKEEEKEESKDKKDESEEKKED, encoded by the coding sequence ATGCTTGAATCAAAGAGAAGAGCCATTATATTTTTACTATTATCTTTATCGCTAGCCATTATAGCCGGATTCCTAGTTTTACAGAAAGTGAAAGCAATGAATAATGATTTGGGAACGATGGTTCAAGTGTATGCGGCGAAAACAGATATTTCATCCAGACAGGAAATAATGCCGGATATGATTACGACGAAAGAGATTCCGCAGAAATATCTGGAGGAGTATCACATCACGAATGTCAGTGACCTGGAGAACAAGGTGGCCGTGGTCCCTTTGTCTGCAGGGGATGTCATTTCTAAGAATATTTTAAAACAATCCTCTGTCGTTATGGAGGAACACAATCGTTTAATCTCTGTCATGTCTGATGAGCGGGTCATCTTTGATGAATCGCTTGAAGCGCTCGATAGGGTCGATATTATCGTATCGGAGAAGTTCGGAGATAAACCACAAACCACCATCTTTATGGAAGATGTGAAGGTAGCGCGGATTGCGAAGAAGAGTGACAAATTCGCGGGAGTTCAATTGGAAGTCCCGCTTGAGAAAGCGCCTGAGTTAATACATATGCAGAATTATGCAGACAGTGTTCGAATCGTAAAATCGAACGTCGGACAGCCAGCTGAAGAGCTAGAAGCAGCCGAGGAAGAGACAAAAGAAGAAAAAACGGATGTGAAAGAAGCCGAAAAAGCTCCACCTAAAGAAGAGGAAAAGGAAGAATCAAAAGACAAGAAAGATGAATCAGAAGAAAAAAAAGAAGACTAA
- a CDS encoding AAA family ATPase, with translation MNQDVSLLIIGDEDNPLYTGIGEFLSSYPKWELVSASRMVEQLEKEEHTDIAIVLYRQEAAIIEVIQTIKKTSPTTAVVFLHHVQDFQLAREILRAGAIDYLVIPDEKELLSDRIEFLGNMVKVRNKQGGAGSSVFSKGRGEVIAFYSGKGGSGTTLISSTFAQTLKLDSTAEVILIDLNLQYGGVETYLGIEANRSLVDLKPVIHEISDSHIRNVTEKERFSKLEVLLSPRDAEIAEAIDEDYIKRLIRACKRSFDFVILDVPSHIDITSFAAIEEADKIFYCITPDTPSIRVFKGVEELLKRLGIHLDERLEIVVNQAGKEAELTGKDLGRFIQYPFAIEVKKDVKGVLHSVNKSEPIRKEAKEKRLSLVAKDIQKWVSSLLK, from the coding sequence ATGAATCAAGATGTATCATTGCTTATCATCGGAGATGAAGATAATCCTCTTTATACTGGTATAGGAGAATTCCTTTCCAGCTATCCTAAATGGGAATTAGTATCGGCGAGCCGCATGGTTGAACAATTGGAGAAAGAGGAACACACCGATATTGCCATTGTGTTATACAGGCAAGAGGCGGCCATCATAGAGGTCATTCAAACGATTAAAAAAACGAGTCCAACAACCGCAGTTGTCTTTTTGCACCATGTGCAGGATTTCCAGCTAGCTCGGGAGATATTGCGGGCTGGAGCGATTGATTATCTTGTCATACCAGATGAAAAGGAACTGCTCTCAGATAGAATTGAGTTTCTTGGCAATATGGTGAAAGTACGCAACAAGCAAGGAGGGGCAGGTTCATCGGTGTTCTCGAAAGGGCGAGGAGAGGTCATCGCTTTTTATAGCGGGAAGGGCGGAAGCGGCACAACCTTAATAAGTTCCACTTTTGCTCAAACCTTAAAGCTAGATTCAACAGCGGAAGTCATTCTCATCGATTTAAACCTCCAATATGGAGGGGTAGAAACATATCTGGGAATCGAGGCTAACCGTTCATTGGTTGATCTAAAGCCAGTCATTCATGAGATTAGCGACAGCCATATCCGAAATGTAACCGAAAAGGAGCGTTTCTCAAAATTAGAGGTATTGCTCAGTCCGAGGGATGCTGAAATCGCGGAGGCAATCGATGAAGATTATATTAAGCGTCTCATCCGCGCCTGTAAGAGAAGTTTTGACTTCGTCATTCTGGATGTTCCTAGCCATATTGACATTACCTCCTTTGCGGCGATAGAAGAGGCAGATAAAATCTTCTATTGCATAACGCCGGATACACCTTCCATCCGAGTTTTCAAAGGCGTGGAGGAATTATTGAAGCGCTTAGGCATTCATTTAGACGAACGCCTCGAGATAGTTGTCAACCAGGCTGGCAAGGAGGCGGAACTTACCGGCAAAGACCTTGGCCGCTTTATCCAATATCCGTTTGCCATTGAAGTTAAAAAGGATGTTAAAGGAGTTCTTCATTCCGTCAATAAAAGTGAGCCAATCCGCAAAGAAGCCAAGGAGAAACGATTGTCCTTGGTCGCTAAGGATATCCAAAAATGGGTCAGCAGCCTGTTGAAGTAG
- a CDS encoding CpaF family protein, with amino-acid sequence MALFSKKRDVPQDFPVSGYSTSQTNPYIDELVEHYKTRLLTETNLETLTSLSEGEKRLTIERLISTFMSEEKVVIPRHDRELMLTRLIDESVGFGPLEPLLNDESITEILVNGPEEVFVERNGRLERSDVEFRDESHVRHIIDRVVAPLGRRIDESSPMVDARLPDGSRVNAVIPPISLNGTLISIRKFRKTPFEMRDLLEFGSLDESMISFLESIVEAKLNVLISGGTGSGKTTFLNAVAKSIPVHERVITIEDSAELRLNRGSVVGMEARPANVEGSGEISIRQLVKNALRMRPDRIIVGEVRGAEAFDMLQAMNTGHEGSLTTVHANSPADALSRVEGMVIMAGMDLPSHIVREYIVGALDYIVQAERLSDGKRKIMNISEVSVDEDNKIQIRDIFTFKRTGMGANGEVLGYHTATGLIPKALERIRIFGIKLDERLFTPKEEYLYERNDLHSPTL; translated from the coding sequence ATGGCGCTATTCAGTAAAAAGAGGGATGTTCCGCAGGATTTTCCGGTCAGCGGCTATAGTACCTCGCAAACAAACCCTTATATTGATGAATTGGTAGAACACTATAAAACGAGATTATTAACAGAGACCAATCTAGAAACATTAACCTCTTTATCAGAGGGAGAGAAAAGACTGACGATTGAGCGCCTTATCAGCACCTTCATGTCAGAGGAGAAGGTCGTTATCCCTAGACATGACAGGGAGTTGATGCTTACACGGCTAATAGATGAGTCCGTTGGATTTGGTCCCCTTGAGCCTTTATTGAATGATGAGAGCATTACAGAAATCCTTGTGAATGGGCCGGAAGAAGTCTTTGTTGAGAGAAACGGAAGACTTGAACGCTCAGACGTTGAATTCCGTGATGAATCGCATGTCAGGCATATTATTGACCGGGTTGTAGCCCCGCTTGGCCGCCGGATTGATGAGAGCTCACCAATGGTGGATGCCCGGCTCCCAGACGGCAGCCGTGTCAATGCTGTTATTCCCCCAATCAGCTTGAATGGAACCTTAATATCTATTCGTAAATTTCGTAAAACACCATTCGAAATGCGCGATTTGCTTGAGTTCGGTTCATTGGATGAGTCGATGATATCCTTTTTGGAATCCATTGTAGAGGCAAAATTGAACGTGTTGATCTCCGGCGGAACAGGGAGCGGGAAAACAACATTCCTAAATGCCGTTGCGAAATCGATTCCTGTACATGAGCGGGTCATCACGATAGAGGATTCGGCTGAATTAAGACTGAACAGAGGGTCTGTTGTAGGCATGGAAGCGCGTCCTGCGAATGTGGAGGGGAGCGGGGAAATCTCCATTCGGCAATTGGTCAAGAATGCGCTCAGGATGAGGCCTGACCGAATTATAGTCGGTGAGGTCCGCGGCGCGGAAGCCTTTGATATGCTGCAGGCCATGAACACCGGTCATGAAGGGTCCCTGACAACTGTTCATGCGAACTCCCCGGCAGATGCGCTTAGCAGGGTTGAGGGAATGGTCATCATGGCAGGCATGGATTTGCCTTCCCATATTGTCCGGGAATACATTGTGGGGGCGCTGGATTATATTGTTCAAGCTGAACGCCTGTCTGATGGGAAACGGAAGATCATGAATATATCAGAAGTGTCCGTGGATGAGGATAACAAAATTCAGATTAGAGATATCTTTACATTTAAGCGGACGGGCATGGGAGCCAATGGTGAAGTGCTAGGCTATCATACGGCAACAGGGCTTATTCCTAAAGCCCTGGAACGGATTCGTATCTTTGGTATTAAACTGGATGAACGCCTATTTACGCCAAAGGAGGAGTATTTGTATGAACGAAATGATTTACATTCCCCTACTCTCTAG